From a region of the Sesamum indicum cultivar Zhongzhi No. 13 linkage group LG3, S_indicum_v1.0, whole genome shotgun sequence genome:
- the LOC105156981 gene encoding uncharacterized protein LOC105156981 — translation MVSLEPIQSTSKCVVDPISSPRISFSAEFLDENNFISICPNRHQENEQETGSERAARNAAEFEFLSGNLTNMITADELFCEGKLLPFWQMHYAEKLNKISLKTEDHGGEGREKTEQKNKEESRISWFLDDDPSPRPPKCTVLWKELLRLKKQRASTLSPSSSSSSSSSSGRSIAEIPAGDHERKEGVQGSREKAVKRVKKGLERTRSATIRIRPMINVPICTQGRNSALPPLFSLRKGRLES, via the coding sequence ATGGTCTCCCTAGAACCCATCCAATCTACATCAAAATGCGTCGTCGACCCCATCTCTAGCCCCCGTATATCTTTCTCCGCCGAGTTTCTCGACGAGAACAACTTCATCTCCATATGCCCGAACCGTCATCAGGAGAACGAGCAAGAGACCGGTAGCGAACGTGCTGCAAGAAATGCGGCGGAGTTCGAGTTTCTTTCCGGAAACTTGACCAACATGATAACCGCAGACGAACTGTTCTGTGAAGGGAAGCTGCTGCCCTTTTGGCAAATGCACTATGCGGAGAAACTCAACAAGATTAGCCTCAAAACGGAGGATCACGGCGGAGAGGGTCGGGAGAAAACCGAGCAGAAGAATAAGGAGGAAAGCAGAATAAGCTGGTTTCTTGATGATGATCCGTCCCCTAGACCACCTAAGTGCACTGTTTTATGGAAAGAATTGTTGAGGTTGAAGAAACAACGTGCTTCGACGTTGTCTccatcttcttcttcgtcATCATCGTCCTCGTCTGGAAGATCGATAGCCGAAATCCCGGCAGGAGATCATGAGAGGAAAGAAGGGGTGCAGGGAAGTCGAGAGAAAGCTGTGAAGAGAGTGAAGAAGGGATTGGAGAGAACAAGATCAGCTACTATAAGGATAAGGCCTATGATCAATGTGCCTATTTGCACGCAGGGGAGAAACAGTGCTCTCCCACCACTGTTTTCGTTGAGGAAAGGAAGATTAGAGAGCTGA